One window from the genome of Eucalyptus grandis isolate ANBG69807.140 chromosome 7, ASM1654582v1, whole genome shotgun sequence encodes:
- the LOC120296363 gene encoding uncharacterized protein LOC120296363, producing the protein MASTRKILRRSIHTFLQNYHYFTSTSALLVLPFSVSILLSQALVPASSSLVLAIHSRLRDLFDAAGFPPSSEFFALLNFKLSQTLSSSVLALPFALSFLLIAKSSVILSLAGTKPSVPSSLSSFLSIYRPLLATYICNLLVILSANSTAFFLLFFAFNCLGGPQPGSSNYDLLLSATGAVVYSIILAHALVICNLALVLSGMERTGGFVAILKACALIRGSTSTALSLAVPVNLALAGTEALFQFRVMRAYSMKNGPVFPVAMEGWLIAYLYSILIVLDTILTCIFFKSCKNSSIIRGSEDQRYFRIEFGDYDDNIRTPENLKSSESGQILKLEF; encoded by the coding sequence ATGGCCTCCACAAGGAAGATCCTGAGAAGATCGATCCACACTTTCCTTCAAAACTACCACTACTTCACCTCGACGTCCGCGCTGCTCGTGCTGCCCTTCTCGGTCTCCATCCTCCTCTCGCAAGCCCTCGTTCCCGCCTCGTCATCTCTCGTCCTGGCGATACACTCCCGCCTACGAGACCTCTTCGACGCGGCCGGGTTCCCGCCTTCGTCTGAATTCTTCGCCCTGCTCAACTTCAAGCTCTCCCAAACGCTGTCCTCTTCGGTCCTCGCCCTCCCCTTCgccctctccttcctcctcatCGCCAAGTCCTCCGTGATTCTGTCCCTCGCCGGGACGAAGCCATCCGTCCCGTCCTCGCTCTCCTCATTCCTATCGATTTATAGGCCACTCCTCGCCACTTACATCTGCAACTTGCTTGTGATCCTCTCCGCCAACTCAAccgccttcttcctcctcttcttcgcaTTCAACTGCCTTGGGGGACCTCAGCCCGGTTCCTCGAATTACGACCTCCTGCTCTCGGCAACCGGCGCAGTTGTCTACTCCATCATCTTAGCGCATGCTCTGGTGATATGCAACTTGGCACTAGTCTTATCAGGTATGGAGAGAACTGGCGGATTCGTTGCGATTCTAAAGGCATGCGCCTTGATCAGGGGATCAACTTCAACTGCTCTTTCCCTGGCGGTGCCCGTGAATTTGGCCCTGGCCGGCACAGAAGCATTGTTTCAATTCCGGGTCATGAGGGCTTACAGCATGAAGAACGGGCCAGTATTTCCAGTGGCCATGGAAGGGTGGCTCATCGCCTATTTGTATTCAATACTCATCGTTCTCGACACAATCCTCACCTGCATTTTCTTCAAAAGCTGTAAGAACAGTTCCATCATCCGTGGCAGCGAAGATCAACGCTACTTCCGGATTGAATTCGGTGATTACGACGACAACATTAGAACTCCCGAGAACCTGAAGAGTTCAGAGTCAGGACAGATACTGAAGTTGGAGTTTTGA